In Zingiber officinale cultivar Zhangliang chromosome 6A, Zo_v1.1, whole genome shotgun sequence, a single genomic region encodes these proteins:
- the LOC121998571 gene encoding UDP-glycosyltransferase 88B1-like codes for MAKGRVVLLPIPTAGHIMSMLELAKLLHRYDFSVTVLVAPVPALPVDDCIATVAASGLDIDFCHLQPVDLPKDFDGPEDFISAYMEEQKHLIKSVFHYLLRSGDAPLSALIVNFFATGAIDVAADLDVPCYVYFASNAAFLALMLYLPTLEKKFNQEFEEMEEEVRVPGVCPIPPISMPSPFLRKKSGRYTCFVHHGRRYSELKGIVINTFVDLEPATLRALKDGLCAPGRRTPPVYPVGPLIAGEDGEKNRQHECVVWLDGQPARSVVFLCFGSRGCFNAVQVGEIAAGLERSGSRFLWALRVESEEAFGIPNREDARLKEVLPEGFLERTKARGMVWPSWAPQAGILAHRAVGGFVTHCGWNSCLESLQCGVPLLGWPLHAEQHSNAVVMAEEMGVALQLKVERANDNFVKAEELERGVRTLMGESEEGRRVRAKAEETMAAAKKAREEGGSSFVNMQALAEELLLSSVQ; via the coding sequence ATGGCGAAAGGCAGAGTGGTGCTCCTCCCGATCCCCACCGCCGGCCACATCATGTCCATGCTCGAGTTGGCCAAACTCCTCCACCGCTACGACTTCTCCGTCACCGTCCTCGTCGCCCCTGTCCCTGCCTTACCCGTTGACGATTGTATCGCAACTGTCGCCGCCTCCGGCCTCGACATCGACTTCTGCCATCTCCAGCCCGTCGATCTGCCCAAGGACTTCGACGGACCCGAGGATTTCATATCCGCTTACATGGAGGAGCAAAAACACCTAATCAAATCCGTGTTCCATTACCTCTTGCGCTCCGGCGACGCCCCTTTGTCAGCTTTAATCGTCAACTTCTTTGCCACCGGTGCGATCGACGTCGCGGCCGATCTGGATGTCCCTTGCTATGTCTACTTCGCCTCCAATGCCGCCTTCCTCGCTCTTATGCTCTATCTCCCAACTCTCGAGAAGAAGTTCAACCAGGAGTTCGaggagatggaagaagaggtGAGGGTACCGGGCGTGTGCCCCATCCCGCCGATCTCGATGCCGTCGCCCTTCTTGAGGAAGAAGAGCGGGAGGTACACTTGCTTCGTCCACCATGGTCGGCGCTACTCTGAGCTTAAAGGCATCGTGATCAACACCTTCGTGGATCTTGAGCCTGCGACGCTGCGGGCGCTGAAAGACGGTCTCTGCGCGCCCGGCCGTCGGACCCCGCCGGTGTACCCCGTCGGTCCGCTTATTGCGGGCGAGGACGGTGAGAAAAATAGGCAGCACGAGTGCGTCGTGTGGCTCGACGGGCAGCCGGCTCGCTCGGTGGTGTTCCTCTGCTTCGGGAGCAGAGGCTGCTTCAACGCGGTGCAGGTAGGGGAGATAGCGGCGGGGCTGGAGCGTAGTGGGTCCCGGTTCTTGTGGGCGCTCCGGGTGGAGTCGGAGGAGGCGTTCGGGATACCGAATCGGGAGGATGCGAGGCTGAAGGAGGTGCTGCCGGAGGGGTTTCTGGAGCGGACGAAGGCGAGGGGGATGGTATGGCCGTCGTGGGCGCCGCAAGCGGGGATACTAGCTCACCGGGCAGTGGGGGGATTCGTGACGCACTGCGGGTGGAACTCGTGCCTGGAGAGCCTGCAGTGCGGGGTCCCTCTGCTGGGGTGGCCGCTGCACGCGGAGCAGCATTCGAACGCGGTGGTGATGGCGGAGGAGATGGGGGTGGCGCTGCAGCTGAAGGTGGAGAGGGCGAATGACAACTTTGTGAAAGCGGAGGAGTTGGAGAGGGGAGTGAGGACGTTAATGGGGGAGAGCGAGGAAGGAAGGAGAGTGAGGGCCAAGGCAGAGGAGACGATGGCGGCGGCTAAGAAGGCAAGGGAAGAAGGTGGATCTTCCTTTGTAAACATGCAGGCCCTGGCGGAGGAGCTGC